In a genomic window of Pseudomonas putida:
- the recC gene encoding exodeoxyribonuclease V subunit gamma, whose amino-acid sequence MPDAPSLSAGFMVVHGNRLDELRSLVVSWMRRYPLAPLENEIALVQSNGIAQWLKLALAEDAENDDMGGCGIAAAIDVQLPGSFMWQLYRMVLGRDEIPAKSLLDKAPLTWRLMRLLPQLINQPHFEPLQRFLTNDTDLRKRYQLAERLADLFDQYQVYRADWLEDWAQGRHQLRNGRGEAKPLPPANCWQAELWRALLLDVGEEGMAQSRAGVHQRFIERINNLDTAPQGLPSRVIVFGISSLPAQALEALAGLARFSQVLLCVHNPCRHHWADIVADKDLLRHQYKRQARKSGMPVVLDPQTLHQHAHPLLAAWGKQGRDYINLLDSYDDPNSYRSAFRDGRIDLFSDSQPSNMLNQLQDDILELRPLNETRERWPAIETKQDQSIRFHIAHSAQREVEILHDQLLARFSADPDLRPRDVIVMVPDIDSYAPHIRAVFGQLDRHDPRFIPFTMADQGQRGRDPLLIAVEHLLKLPDSRFPVSEILDLLDVPALRARFGVEERDLPTLHSWIEGAGIRWGMNAEQRAGLGLPEALEQNSWCFGLRRMLLGYAVGSANTYGGIEPYDEIGGLDAALIGPLVSLLDALEIAHRELTQPASPAQWSLRMQALTSLFFQATNEHDDFLLTQLEELREAWLENCESVGLQDELPLTVVREAWLAGLDQGRLSQRFLAGAVNFCTLMPMRAIPFKLVCLLGMNDGDYPRAQPPLDFDLMGSDYRPGDRSRREDDRYLLLEALLSARDQLYISWVGRSIRDNSERPASVLIGQLRDHLASGWQSSDPAQDVLEALTQEHPLQPFSARYFHEGDDLFSYASEWQALHQSPHQTAQNQILEPHVQEEPLSIGQLQDFLRNPVRHFFSQRLKVFFEAAEVPLADEEPFVLDALQRYSLSDNLLKAALTETDNPEQALQAQARRLQNSGLLPMAGFGESLQRELIEPLPDLLQRYQQLLALWPTPLTSTLPVSLELHELCVEGWLGGLHQRADGGLLSVTTIPNSIGSIKSRKWHRLTRPWVDHLIACASGLDLTTALVASDDSLMIAPMDVEPARKILGDLLLAWQSGMRQPLPIAVKTAFAWLGQTDPVKAEAAARKAYEGDGLTTDGERRESVALARQFADYDALVADETFVDWCDALYRPLLEAPWRSMSSEEARP is encoded by the coding sequence ATGCCGGACGCACCGTCCCTCAGTGCTGGTTTTATGGTGGTTCACGGTAACCGCCTGGACGAATTGCGCAGTCTGGTGGTGAGCTGGATGCGCCGCTACCCGCTGGCTCCCCTGGAAAATGAGATTGCCCTGGTGCAGAGCAACGGCATTGCGCAGTGGCTGAAACTGGCGCTGGCCGAAGATGCTGAAAACGATGACATGGGCGGCTGCGGAATCGCCGCCGCCATCGACGTGCAACTGCCAGGCAGTTTCATGTGGCAGCTCTATCGCATGGTCTTGGGTCGTGACGAAATCCCCGCCAAATCCTTGCTCGATAAAGCCCCGCTGACCTGGCGCCTGATGCGCCTGCTACCGCAGCTGATCAATCAACCGCACTTCGAACCCCTGCAACGCTTTCTGACCAACGACACCGATTTGCGCAAGCGCTATCAGTTGGCTGAGCGCCTGGCCGACCTGTTCGACCAATATCAGGTGTACCGCGCGGACTGGCTCGAAGACTGGGCGCAAGGCCGGCATCAACTGCGCAACGGCAGAGGTGAAGCCAAGCCCCTTCCTCCCGCCAACTGCTGGCAAGCGGAACTATGGCGTGCGCTGTTGCTGGATGTCGGCGAAGAGGGCATGGCGCAGAGCCGTGCCGGTGTCCATCAGCGCTTCATCGAGCGCATCAACAATCTCGACACAGCTCCCCAAGGCCTGCCTTCCCGAGTGATCGTTTTCGGGATTTCCTCGCTGCCTGCCCAGGCCCTGGAAGCGTTGGCCGGGTTGGCTCGATTCAGTCAGGTGCTGCTGTGCGTACACAACCCGTGCCGCCATCACTGGGCGGACATCGTCGCCGACAAAGACCTCCTGCGACATCAATACAAACGCCAGGCCCGCAAGAGCGGCATGCCGGTTGTGCTCGACCCGCAAACCCTGCACCAGCACGCCCATCCGCTGCTGGCCGCCTGGGGCAAACAGGGGCGTGACTACATCAATCTGCTCGACAGCTACGACGATCCGAACAGCTATCGCTCAGCCTTCCGCGACGGTCGTATCGATCTGTTCAGCGACAGCCAGCCATCGAACATGCTCAATCAGCTGCAGGACGACATCCTTGAATTACGTCCCCTCAACGAAACGCGCGAACGCTGGCCCGCCATCGAGACAAAGCAGGATCAATCGATCCGTTTTCACATCGCCCACAGCGCCCAGCGTGAAGTAGAGATCCTCCACGATCAGTTGCTCGCGCGCTTCAGTGCTGACCCCGATTTGCGCCCCCGGGACGTAATCGTCATGGTCCCGGACATCGACAGTTATGCACCGCACATTCGCGCCGTGTTCGGCCAACTCGATCGTCACGACCCACGCTTCATCCCCTTCACCATGGCCGACCAGGGCCAGCGCGGACGCGACCCACTGCTGATTGCCGTCGAACACCTGCTCAAACTGCCTGATAGTCGATTCCCCGTCAGCGAGATTCTCGATCTGCTCGACGTGCCAGCCTTGCGCGCCCGCTTCGGTGTCGAAGAACGCGACCTGCCGACCTTGCATAGCTGGATCGAGGGCGCCGGCATTCGCTGGGGCATGAATGCCGAGCAACGTGCAGGGCTCGGCTTACCCGAAGCCCTGGAGCAGAACAGTTGGTGTTTCGGCCTGCGCCGCATGCTGCTTGGTTACGCCGTCGGCAGTGCAAACACGTATGGCGGCATCGAGCCCTACGATGAAATTGGCGGGTTGGATGCCGCACTCATCGGCCCGTTGGTTTCGCTACTGGACGCCCTGGAAATCGCCCACCGCGAACTCACGCAACCGGCATCGCCCGCTCAGTGGAGCCTGCGCATGCAGGCATTGACCTCGCTGTTCTTCCAGGCCACCAACGAACATGACGACTTCCTGCTCACGCAGCTTGAGGAACTAAGGGAAGCCTGGCTGGAAAACTGCGAGTCGGTCGGCCTGCAGGATGAATTGCCGCTGACCGTCGTCCGTGAAGCCTGGCTGGCCGGTCTGGATCAAGGGCGCCTGTCCCAGCGTTTCCTCGCCGGCGCCGTGAACTTCTGCACCTTGATGCCGATGCGGGCGATCCCTTTCAAACTGGTGTGCCTGCTGGGCATGAATGACGGTGACTACCCCCGCGCACAACCGCCGCTGGACTTCGACCTCATGGGCAGCGACTACCGCCCCGGCGATCGTTCGCGACGCGAAGATGACCGCTACCTGTTGCTCGAAGCACTGCTATCGGCACGTGACCAGCTCTATATCAGCTGGGTCGGCCGCAGCATTCGCGATAACAGCGAGCGCCCCGCCTCGGTACTGATCGGCCAACTGCGTGACCATCTGGCCAGCGGTTGGCAATCGAGCGACCCAGCGCAAGATGTGCTCGAAGCCCTGACGCAGGAACACCCCCTGCAACCCTTCAGCGCCCGCTACTTCCATGAAGGCGATGACCTGTTCAGCTACGCCAGCGAGTGGCAGGCGCTTCATCAGTCGCCACACCAGACAGCGCAAAACCAAATCCTCGAGCCCCACGTGCAGGAAGAGCCCTTGAGCATCGGCCAGCTCCAGGACTTCCTGCGCAACCCGGTGCGGCATTTCTTCAGTCAAAGGCTGAAGGTGTTCTTCGAGGCCGCCGAAGTGCCACTGGCCGACGAGGAACCCTTCGTTCTCGACGCGCTGCAGCGCTACAGCCTCAGCGACAACTTGCTCAAAGCTGCACTGACCGAGACGGACAACCCCGAACAGGCACTGCAAGCGCAGGCACGACGCCTGCAAAACAGTGGACTGCTGCCCATGGCCGGGTTTGGCGAAAGCCTTCAGCGAGAACTGATCGAGCCACTGCCCGACCTGCTGCAGCGTTACCAACAACTGCTGGCCCTGTGGCCAACACCACTGACCAGTACGCTGCCAGTAAGTCTGGAACTGCATGAATTGTGCGTTGAAGGCTGGCTCGGTGGCCTGCATCAACGCGCCGATGGTGGATTGTTGTCCGTCACCACGATCCCCAACAGCATCGGCTCCATCAAGTCGCGCAAATGGCATCGGCTGACGCGGCCATGGGTCGACCATCTGATCGCCTGCGCCAGTGGCCTCGACTTGACCACTGCCCTGGTGGCCAGCGATGACAGCCTGATGATTGCACCCATGGACGTGGAACCGGCCCGCAAGATCCTCGGCGATCTGTTGCTCGCCTGGCAATCCGGCATGCGCCAGCCGCTGCCCATCGCTGTCAAGACCGCCTTCGCCTGGCTGGGCCAGACCGATCCGGTCAAAGCCGAGGCAGCTGCGCGCAAGGCCTATGAAGGCGATGGCTTGACCACCGATGGTGAGCGCCGCGAAAGCGTGGCACTCGCTCGGCAATTTGCCGATTACGATGCGCTGGTCGCCGACGAGACCTTCGTCGATTGGTGTGACGCACTGTACCGACCGTTACTCGAAGCCCCCTGGCGTTCGATGTCCAGCGAGGAGGCACGCCCATGA
- the recB gene encoding exodeoxyribonuclease V subunit beta produces MTTKTPLALAFPLRGSQLIEASAGTGKTFTISALYLRLVLGHGDEINGFGRELLPPQILVVTFTDAATKELRERIRTRLAEAARFFREETPAPDSLIAELREAYLPEQWAGCANRLDIAAQWMDEAAVSTIHSWCQRMLREHAFDSGSLFTQTLETDHSDLLGEVLRDYWRLFCYPMQGDALNWVRNNWGGPAALLPRIRGLFASERDRVETREPAELIMECLQERRAALLELKTPWLQWADELLALCHEGVASKSVDGRKMQARYFEPWFEKIKAWAQDETLEQLDIGTGFTRLTPEGMAEAWKKGPVPDHPGLDAMHALKATLDGLPTPDAAVLQHAAHWVGARFEEEKRRRAEMGFDDMLLRLDAALQADGGERLATLIREQFPVALIDEFQDTDPVQYRIFESIYRIEDNNPESGLFLIGDPKQAIYAFRGADIYTYLRARQATTGRLHTLGTNFRSSHGMVSAVNHVFERAEKRETGRGAFLFRDSNGDNPVPFLPVNSQGRKEVLRIEGLAVPALNIWHLPAEQPLSGAVYRQQLAAACASEITALLNGGQQGRAVFIQDGKEPRGLLPADIAILVRDGKEAQAVRAELNARGVRSVYLSDKDSVFAAQEAHDLLTWLKACAEPDVERPLRAALACITLNLSLAELEQLNQDEMAWEARVMQFRRYREIWRKQGVLPMLRCLLHDFQLPQALIARSDGERVLTNLLHLCELLQQAAAELDGEQALIRHLSEHLALSGQAGEEQILRLESDEQLVKVVTIHKSKGLEYPLVFLPFICSAKPVDGSRLPLHYHDASGKAQVTLNPTAELIALADDERLAEDLRLLYVALTRARHACWLGVTDLKRGSNNSSVLHLSALGYLLGGGAALTESQQLNGWLRDLQQDCPALAYGEMPEATAEHYHPPQNTAALRAPLMPKRKASENWWIASYSALRLSDVLSDGNDQSPESPQAQKLFDDERLDPQAPREMLAGGADIHRFPRGPNPGTFLHGLLEWAGDEGFAVTPQAVEDAIARRCNRRGWKGWITTLSEWLQHLLKSPLPVGAGEQPVVLEHLRQYQVEMEFWFASHKVDVLKLDALVRQYTHNGMPRLSAEPVLLNGMFKGFVDLTFEHDGRYYVADYKSNWLGADDSAYTEQAMEQSILDNRYDLQYVLYLLALHRQLKTRLADYDYDRHVGGALYLFLRGTRSPTQGAYFARPARELIERLDRMFQGKAEPKAEPAWEQGVLL; encoded by the coding sequence ATGACCACCAAGACTCCCCTGGCCCTGGCATTCCCGCTGCGCGGCAGCCAATTGATCGAAGCCAGTGCCGGCACCGGCAAGACCTTCACCATTTCCGCCCTGTACCTGCGACTTGTGCTCGGTCATGGCGATGAAATCAACGGTTTTGGTCGCGAACTGCTGCCACCGCAAATCCTTGTCGTGACCTTTACCGACGCCGCCACCAAGGAACTGCGTGAGCGTATTCGTACCCGTCTGGCCGAAGCCGCGCGTTTTTTCCGCGAAGAAACCCCGGCACCCGACAGCCTGATTGCCGAACTGCGCGAAGCTTATTTGCCCGAGCAATGGGCCGGTTGCGCCAACCGCCTGGACATCGCCGCGCAGTGGATGGATGAAGCCGCGGTGTCGACGATCCACAGTTGGTGTCAGCGCATGTTGCGCGAGCACGCCTTCGACAGTGGCAGCCTGTTTACCCAGACCCTGGAAACCGATCACAGCGATTTGCTCGGCGAAGTCCTGCGCGACTACTGGCGACTGTTTTGCTACCCGATGCAAGGCGATGCACTGAACTGGGTACGCAACAATTGGGGTGGGCCGGCAGCGTTGTTGCCACGGATTCGCGGACTGTTTGCCAGCGAGCGGGACAGGGTCGAAACCCGCGAACCTGCCGAGCTGATCATGGAATGCCTGCAGGAACGACGAGCCGCGCTGTTGGAGCTCAAGACACCGTGGCTTCAGTGGGCTGACGAGTTGCTCGCCCTTTGCCACGAAGGCGTCGCCAGCAAGAGCGTCGACGGACGCAAGATGCAGGCGCGTTACTTCGAGCCCTGGTTCGAGAAAATCAAGGCCTGGGCGCAAGACGAAACCCTCGAGCAACTGGACATCGGCACCGGCTTCACTCGCCTGACGCCCGAGGGCATGGCTGAAGCCTGGAAGAAGGGCCCGGTTCCCGATCACCCCGGCCTTGATGCCATGCACGCCTTGAAAGCCACCCTTGATGGCCTGCCGACGCCCGATGCAGCGGTGTTGCAGCACGCGGCCCATTGGGTCGGTGCGCGCTTCGAGGAAGAAAAACGTCGCCGCGCGGAAATGGGTTTCGACGACATGCTGCTGCGCCTGGACGCCGCCTTGCAGGCCGACGGTGGCGAGCGCCTGGCCACCTTGATCCGCGAACAGTTCCCGGTGGCGCTCATCGACGAATTCCAGGACACCGACCCGGTGCAGTACCGCATCTTCGAGAGCATCTACCGCATCGAAGACAACAACCCCGAGAGCGGCCTGTTCCTGATCGGCGACCCGAAACAGGCGATCTACGCTTTCCGCGGCGCCGACATCTACACCTATCTGCGCGCCCGCCAAGCCACCACCGGCCGCCTGCACACCCTGGGCACCAACTTTCGCTCCAGCCACGGCATGGTCAGTGCGGTGAACCATGTCTTCGAACGTGCCGAGAAGCGCGAAACCGGACGGGGTGCATTCCTGTTCCGTGACAGCAACGGCGACAATCCTGTGCCGTTTTTGCCGGTCAATTCTCAGGGGCGCAAGGAGGTCCTGCGGATCGAAGGCCTGGCCGTGCCTGCACTGAACATCTGGCACTTGCCGGCGGAGCAACCGTTGTCCGGTGCGGTGTACCGGCAACAACTGGCGGCCGCCTGTGCCAGCGAAATCACCGCTTTGCTCAACGGTGGCCAGCAAGGCCGCGCGGTGTTCATCCAGGACGGCAAGGAGCCCAGAGGCCTGCTGCCGGCGGACATCGCCATCCTGGTTCGCGATGGCAAGGAGGCGCAGGCCGTGCGTGCCGAACTCAATGCACGTGGCGTGCGCAGCGTCTATCTGTCGGACAAGGACTCGGTGTTCGCCGCCCAGGAAGCGCACGACCTGCTGACCTGGCTCAAGGCCTGCGCCGAACCCGATGTCGAGCGACCGTTGCGAGCGGCCCTGGCCTGCATCACCCTCAATCTGTCGCTGGCGGAATTGGAGCAACTCAATCAGGACGAGATGGCCTGGGAAGCACGGGTCATGCAGTTCCGTCGTTATCGCGAGATCTGGCGCAAGCAGGGCGTGTTGCCGATGCTGCGTTGCCTGTTGCATGACTTCCAACTGCCCCAGGCCCTGATTGCCCGCAGCGATGGCGAGCGGGTGCTGACCAACCTCTTGCACCTGTGCGAATTGCTGCAACAGGCCGCCGCCGAACTGGATGGCGAACAGGCACTGATCCGGCACTTGTCCGAGCATCTGGCGCTCTCCGGTCAAGCGGGCGAGGAGCAGATCCTGCGCCTGGAAAGTGACGAGCAACTGGTCAAGGTGGTGACCATCCACAAGTCCAAGGGTCTTGAATATCCATTGGTGTTCCTGCCGTTCATTTGCTCGGCGAAACCGGTGGACGGCAGCCGCCTGCCGTTGCACTACCACGACGCCAGCGGCAAGGCACAGGTGACGTTGAACCCGACCGCCGAGTTGATTGCCCTGGCCGACGACGAACGACTGGCGGAAGATCTGCGCCTGCTTTACGTGGCCCTGACCCGGGCCCGGCATGCCTGCTGGCTCGGGGTGACGGACCTCAAGCGCGGCAGCAACAACAGTTCGGTGTTGCACTTGTCGGCGCTCGGTTACCTGCTGGGCGGTGGCGCCGCGCTGACCGAGTCTCAACAGCTCAATGGCTGGCTCCGGGACTTGCAGCAGGATTGCCCCGCACTGGCCTACGGCGAAATGCCCGAAGCCACGGCCGAGCACTATCACCCGCCACAAAACACAGCGGCATTGCGTGCCCCGCTGATGCCCAAGCGCAAGGCCAGCGAAAACTGGTGGATCGCCTCGTACAGCGCATTGCGCCTGAGCGACGTGCTGAGCGACGGCAACGACCAATCGCCGGAAAGCCCACAGGCCCAAAAACTCTTTGACGACGAACGCCTCGATCCGCAAGCGCCCCGGGAGATGCTCGCCGGCGGCGCGGATATCCATCGATTCCCCCGTGGTCCGAACCCGGGCACCTTTCTGCATGGCCTGCTCGAGTGGGCGGGCGACGAAGGTTTTGCCGTCACGCCGCAAGCCGTGGAGGACGCCATCGCCCGCCGCTGCAATCGCCGTGGCTGGAAAGGCTGGATCACCACGCTGAGCGAGTGGTTGCAGCACCTGCTCAAGTCACCCTTGCCGGTGGGCGCGGGCGAGCAGCCGGTGGTGCTGGAGCACCTGAGACAGTACCAGGTCGAAATGGAATTCTGGTTCGCCAGCCACAAGGTCGATGTGCTCAAGCTCGATGCGCTGGTGCGCCAATACACCCACAACGGCATGCCTCGCCTGAGCGCCGAGCCGGTGTTGCTCAACGGCATGTTCAAGGGCTTTGTCGACCTGACCTTCGAGCACGACG
- a CDS encoding CoA-acylating methylmalonate-semialdehyde dehydrogenase, translating into MSVIPHLINGELITETGRSTDVFNPSTGQAIHKLPLASRETIQQAIDAAKAAFPAWRNTPAAKRAQVMFRFKQLLEQNEARIAQLISEEHGKTLEDAAGELKRGIENVEFACAAPEILKGEYSRNVGPNIDAWSDFQPLGVVAGITPFNFPAMVPLWMYPLAIVCGNCFILKPSERDPSSTLLIAQLLLEAGLPKGVLSVVHGDKAAVDALIEAPEVKALSFVGSTPIAEYIYAEGTKRGKRVQALGGAKNHAVLMPDADLDNAVSALMGAAYGSCGERCMAISVAVCVGDQVADALVAKLTPQIKALKIGAGTSCGLDMGPLVTGQARDKVSGYVEDGVAAGATLVVDGRGLSVPGHEEGFFLGGCLFDNVTPEMRIYKEEIFGPVLCVVRVNSLEEAMQLINDHEYGNGTCIFTRDGEAARLFCDEIEVGMVGVNVPLPVPVAYHSFGGWKRSLFGDLHAYGPDGVRFYTRRKAITQRWPQRASHEASQFAFPSL; encoded by the coding sequence ATGAGCGTTATTCCGCATTTGATCAATGGTGAGCTGATCACCGAAACCGGCCGCAGCACCGACGTGTTCAACCCGTCCACCGGTCAGGCGATCCACAAGCTGCCACTGGCCAGCCGCGAAACCATTCAACAGGCGATCGACGCGGCCAAGGCAGCGTTCCCGGCCTGGCGCAACACGCCTGCGGCCAAGCGTGCCCAGGTGATGTTCCGCTTCAAGCAACTGCTGGAGCAGAACGAGGCGCGCATTGCCCAGCTGATCAGCGAAGAACACGGAAAGACCCTGGAAGACGCTGCCGGTGAATTGAAGCGCGGTATCGAGAACGTCGAGTTCGCCTGCGCGGCGCCGGAAATCCTCAAGGGTGAGTACAGCCGCAACGTTGGCCCGAACATCGATGCCTGGTCGGACTTCCAGCCACTGGGCGTAGTGGCCGGCATTACGCCGTTCAACTTCCCGGCCATGGTGCCGCTGTGGATGTACCCACTGGCGATCGTTTGCGGCAACTGCTTCATCCTCAAGCCATCCGAGCGTGATCCGAGCTCGACACTGCTGATCGCGCAGCTGTTGCTGGAAGCGGGTCTGCCTAAAGGTGTGCTGAGCGTGGTTCATGGTGACAAGGCTGCAGTTGATGCGCTGATTGAAGCGCCGGAAGTCAAAGCGCTGAGCTTCGTGGGCTCGACGCCGATTGCTGAATACATCTACGCCGAAGGCACCAAGCGCGGCAAACGCGTCCAGGCACTGGGCGGAGCCAAGAACCATGCGGTGCTGATGCCGGATGCGGATCTGGACAACGCCGTCAGCGCGCTGATGGGTGCGGCCTACGGTTCGTGCGGTGAGCGCTGCATGGCGATCTCCGTGGCAGTCTGCGTGGGCGATCAGGTGGCCGATGCACTGGTGGCCAAACTGACGCCGCAGATCAAGGCACTGAAAATCGGTGCCGGTACTTCTTGTGGGCTGGACATGGGGCCGCTGGTTACCGGTCAGGCGCGCGACAAGGTCAGCGGTTATGTCGAAGACGGCGTTGCAGCGGGTGCGACCCTGGTGGTCGACGGTCGTGGTCTGAGCGTACCGGGTCATGAAGAAGGTTTCTTCCTCGGTGGCTGCCTGTTCGACAACGTCACGCCTGAGATGCGTATCTATAAAGAAGAGATCTTCGGGCCGGTGTTGTGTGTCGTCCGCGTCAACAGCCTGGAAGAGGCGATGCAACTGATCAACGATCACGAGTATGGCAACGGCACCTGCATCTTCACCCGTGACGGGGAAGCGGCGCGGTTGTTCTGCGATGAGATCGAAGTCGGCATGGTTGGCGTGAACGTGCCGTTGCCGGTGCCAGTGGCATACCACAGCTTTGGCGGCTGGAAGCGCTCGCTGTTTGGCGACTTGCATGCCTATGGTCCGGATGGTGTGCGTTTCTACACCCGTCGCAAGGCCATCACTCAGCGCTGGCCACAGCGTGCGAGCCATGAGGCTTCGCAGTTCGCTTTCCCTAGCTTGTAA